CCGCGTTCATCAGCCAAGCGACGACCAAGAACGGGTCGACATCGACGACTCAGCCCGAGACGGACACCGAGTCCGGTGGAGACCACGGGGAGATCAGTTCGTTGTTCGGGGAACCCGCTGCTAGCGATAGTGACCCAGCTCCCGACCAAGCAGCGCAACCGGCGAACGGATCAACGCCCGTTCAGGACAGCGGCATTCCCGTTCCCGATGACGAGCTTCGAGAACGCGGGCTCAGTCGCGACGATGTCCGATTCCTGGGCCGAGTCCTCGACGTGATGAACAGGGACGACGAGTACACGCTCTTGAAGAGTATGCGCCAGCTGCGAGACGATTACGAGGACCTCCATCTGGAGCGGCTCACGGAGCAGGAGCTATTGGATGAGGGATCCGCCGCTGGGCGCAAGTACTACACCGTGCTTCCGGCCGGGCGAGAGCTCCTCGGCAGGGAACTGAACGCCGGCCCCGGCGAGGGTGACCTCGGCGAGAAAACCCCGCACAAGGTTGGCGTCCGGCTCCTCGAGTTGTGGCTCCAGCAGCAGGACGACGTCGTTCGCGTGGAGCCGTACTACGAATACGACGATGGAACGGTACTGGATGTAGCCGGGTTCGACGATGAGGGCAACCTCGTCTGGGCTGGTGAAGCAGAGCTCGCGAGTAACAACAGGCACGCCCCGGTCGAGGATTACGACAAGCTCAGCGCCGTGGACGGCGACGCAGTTTGGGCGTTCAACACTCGGGAGACGGCCATCGACGTGCTTGATGCGCTTGCCGACGCCGACAGGATCGACGAGCGTGTCAGTGGGCGGTCGGCGCGGTCGTTCGCGAACATCAGAGACGCCGTCGACGACCTCGATGCTAACGGCCTGACCACCGTTCGGGGCTTCAAAAATCTCAAAGAGGAACTCGAGTCATGACGTGGCGACAGGCAACGCGTGAGGAGATCTACGCCTACTACGCCGAGGAGTTTCCTCGCTATGTCGATGACCTGCCGGACTTTATCTCGGCGACGGGCCCGAAGCAGTACGCCGTCGCCTTCCGCGAGCCCCATCCGGTGCGCAACGATGAGGTGCCGGACAAGGACTTCATCCGGCGGGATACGTGGCAAACGGATCCATCAGGCGATCGAACGACGGCGGAGTTCAGTAGCTTCGAGGACGTCGTTGAGTTCGTTCGCCATCCCGCACGGAACGACCCACTCGGCCGAAGCGAATTCGCACTCGCTGACCCAGAAGTCTTGGAGCAACCAGATCCACGCCCCGATGCCGTCTACTACGCGCTCGACCACTGGGAGCGGCCGTGGGTCCTCCTCGTCGATATCGACGCCAAGGAGATCGCTCGGGAACGAGCCGCGGATACGGTCTCGGACGACGTCGACGACCGGGACGACGAGGCACTCCTCGACGCCGCCGGCATCCTCGACGCCGAGCCAACCGGATATCCGTACGCCTTCGAGGACGTCGACCAAGCCATCGAGTACGGGTTCGAGGTACGGGACATCTTCGAGGACGATTTCGATGCCGAGGAGACGATGGTGGTGTACAGCGGGCAGGGTGTCCACGTCTACCTGCTGGATACGGACCCGGGTCACCGGTACGACGAGCAGAGTCGCGAGGTGTTGAACGATCTCCTTCTGGAGACGTACGACATCCCGATCGACCCCGTCGTCACGGCCGACCGCCGGCGCGTCGCCCGCCTCCCCTACTCGCTCCACGCCGACGTGTGCAGCATCGTCCAACCCATCGAAAGCCCGGCGTTCGACGTGCGGTCGGCGACACCTGAGGTGATCGGCGAATGAGCCCCAGTACGCCCACCGACGACGATGACGCAGCGTATCGAGTTGCGGCACTCCCGCTGGAGTACGGTGAGACCCGCATCAACCAGCTGTTTACGCGTGGCTACAACCGATACGTCGTCGAGGGCGAGGACCAGCCCGAGGACCTCGTGAACGATCTCGAGCGGTTCGGGACGGCGGCGTTCAAAGAGCAGGTTCGTGCCGACGCCGCTGAGGAGCCGTTCGTCGACGAGCCCGGGACGCTCGCCGTGCTTGCAACGCTGAGTGCGATC
The Halorientalis litorea DNA segment above includes these coding regions:
- a CDS encoding DNA primase, whose product is MTWRQATREEIYAYYAEEFPRYVDDLPDFISATGPKQYAVAFREPHPVRNDEVPDKDFIRRDTWQTDPSGDRTTAEFSSFEDVVEFVRHPARNDPLGRSEFALADPEVLEQPDPRPDAVYYALDHWERPWVLLVDIDAKEIARERAADTVSDDVDDRDDEALLDAAGILDAEPTGYPYAFEDVDQAIEYGFEVRDIFEDDFDAEETMVVYSGQGVHVYLLDTDPGHRYDEQSREVLNDLLLETYDIPIDPVVTADRRRVARLPYSLHADVCSIVQPIESPAFDVRSATPEVIGE